TTTGAAGGAATCTCAATTTTTACAGTAACATCATAGGAATGATTCTCGTTGTAAGTAATACCAACAATCCTTTTCCAGTGCCAAATAAGGCGATTATCTCCTCCATACTCTTTGATAACTCTTTTATCAATAGTTGGGAAGATAATGTCTGAAATAATGTCCTCTGTTGTGACATACATTTCTTCTGCTTTTGGTATTGTTTCTGATTTTGCTACTTGCATAGAAGTAAGAATAATCAATATAAATCCTAATAAGACTAAGTAATGCTTAACCATCAACACTCACCTCTGGTTTACGTTTACTCCTTATTCTTCGTATCTCTTGTTACTTTTTATTCAATAAACCTATCTCGTTAGTTGAATAAAATAAAGCACTCAAAGCGTCCTTTGGGAACATTTCATTGAGATTCTATTTATATGTTACCTCCATTCAGAACGAGTGAATTGAGCAGTCCTCTTTAAAATGATTTCTCGCAGTGTCTCAGAGCGTTATTTTCTAATAAAAACAGCGACAAACACTGATTTACAGTGCTTGTCGCTGTTTAAAATGTTACCAAGCTTTTATTTGGGAACGTTATTTTGAATGATACTGCATGTTATAACAATCTTAACTACGTAAAATCTAACTTTATAACGTTTCGATCATTTGAAAAATCTCTTTATAAAGACTATCTAACTCTTTTTCATTCTTTAAATAGAAATACCAAACATCTTCTCTATCGGCATCTATATCGGATAGATAAATTGTCGTATGAGAGCCATTATTTAAAGATTCCCAACGAGCCGTTTCATAGGTAGTTCCTTCGTTCGTAAACGGAAGATTCCTTTTTTCCGAATCAAAAAAGATAATAGGTATTTTAGAGTTATTATATACCTCAACAAATCTATCATTAGATGCTTCTTCAAACATCACAGGCGTTATCATCACAGCGTCAAAGTTTATTGAAATATGTACTGTATCTTCACCAAATTCATCTAAAGAAGTTGGTTCAAAATGAATTTTTTTGTTATTTAATTCAGGAATATCACCAATTACAGCAATTTTTAAAGGTTCTCCCTCATATTTAACTTCATTATTTGAACACGCACTTAAAGTTAGTAAGAAAAAAATAGATATAATACTTAAAATCATATTTAATCTCATCGTGATACCTCCTAAACAATACACACCCTCATATTACCATTTATGAGTTATTTTATATAGTTGCTGTTTGGGTGAATTACTATAATAATTGAAAATATAAACATGCCCAAAGTATCATTTGGGAACGTTATTTAGGTTTAATTTGCATACTTTATAAATCATTGAGCTTCTTGTATTTTAATATCCATTTATTGTGAAATCGTATAAATTAAAGACAAACCACAAAAAGAGAAGAGAATTTGCTACGATGTTTAGTATGATTACAGATTTATGAACGTGCTTTTTTTTCAAATATTTTAATATAAAATATATAAAAAGAACTTGTATCAAGAGCATAGGGATACTGAACATCAGAAAACTTACAATCTCCCCTTCATCCGTTAACATATATCCATTAAGTTCACTAAGTCTTTCTAGACTAACAAATAAATCAGAAATCATTAAAGATACCCATACAAAAATTATATTTATAATGAAAAGTAAAAAAACAATTACTTTTGGGTGTTTATTCAAAGTCTTTCCTCCTTCGAAACGCAAAACGCTCCCATTTATATCTGCATTATACGTTCCCAAAGCGATGTTTGGGAATAATCTGCTCTTAACGTTGTAAATCCGCATTTTTCTGACGCTACCCCGATATGGTCCATAAATTTAGTAAATTCTAATGATACATCGTACTTGTAATTCCGCATAAATCTGATG
This genomic window from Solibacillus sp. FSL R5-0449 contains:
- a CDS encoding amino acid oxidase: MRLNMILSIISIFFLLTLSACSNNEVKYEGEPLKIAVIGDIPELNNKKIHFEPTSLDEFGEDTVHISINFDAVMITPVMFEEASNDRFVEVYNNSKIPIIFFDSEKRNLPFTNEGTTYETARWESLNNGSHTTIYLSDIDADREDVWYFYLKNEKELDSLYKEIFQMIETL